One stretch of Armatimonadota bacterium DNA includes these proteins:
- the nadA gene encoding quinolinate synthase NadA, with translation MAAAPATLRESQEETRKLVEEIQRLRRERNAVILAHNYQLPEIQDLADFVGDSLGLAQAAARTRADVIVFCGVHFMAETAAILCPDKTVLLPDLEAGCSLAATITAEQVRAWKREHPGAVVVAYVNTSAEVKAESDYCCTSTNAVRVVSSIPADKEILFLPDFFLGSYVARVTGRRMHLWMGECHVHAGFRPEDVAELQQAHPDAELLIHPECGCVSACMYLLASGALPGESTHILSTEGMIRRARSSPARTFLVATETGILHRMRKEAPGKVFLPVREDAVCQYMKRITLPKLHRSLRDGVYEVRVDPEIAARARGAIERMLALS, from the coding sequence ATGGCGGCGGCTCCGGCAACGCTTCGGGAATCGCAGGAGGAGACCCGCAAGCTGGTGGAGGAGATCCAGCGGCTCCGGCGGGAGCGGAACGCGGTCATCCTGGCGCACAACTACCAGCTCCCGGAGATCCAGGATCTCGCGGACTTCGTGGGGGACTCCCTGGGGCTCGCCCAGGCCGCGGCCCGTACGCGGGCGGACGTGATCGTCTTCTGCGGGGTCCACTTCATGGCGGAGACCGCGGCCATCCTCTGCCCGGACAAGACGGTGCTCCTGCCGGATCTGGAGGCAGGGTGTTCCCTCGCGGCCACCATCACCGCGGAGCAGGTGCGGGCGTGGAAGCGGGAGCACCCCGGAGCCGTGGTGGTGGCGTACGTGAACACCAGCGCGGAGGTGAAGGCGGAGAGCGACTACTGCTGTACGTCCACCAACGCGGTCCGGGTGGTCTCCTCCATCCCGGCGGACAAGGAGATCCTGTTCCTCCCGGATTTCTTCCTCGGCAGTTACGTGGCCCGGGTCACCGGCCGCCGGATGCACCTGTGGATGGGGGAGTGCCATGTGCATGCGGGGTTCCGACCGGAGGACGTTGCGGAGCTGCAGCAGGCCCATCCCGATGCGGAGCTCCTGATCCATCCCGAGTGCGGGTGCGTGAGCGCCTGCATGTACCTCCTGGCCTCCGGCGCTCTCCCCGGGGAGAGCACGCACATCCTCTCCACGGAAGGGATGATCCGCCGGGCCCGATCCTCTCCCGCCCGGACCTTCTTGGTGGCCACGGAGACGGGGATCCTCCACCGCATGCGCAAGGAGGCGCCCGGGAAGGTCTTCCTCCCCGTGCGGGAGGACGCCGTCTGCCAGTACATGAAGAGGATCACCCTCCCGAAGCTCCACCGCTCCCTCCGGGACGGGGTGTACGAGGTGCGGGTGGACCCTGAGATCGCCGCCCGGGCACGGGGAGCCATCGAGCGGATGCTGGCCCTGAGCTGA
- a CDS encoding ABC transporter substrate-binding protein, whose amino-acid sequence MRVRGKAWVGILLAVCLAGLGLPSRSAAGPAGEVRRGGILRLGDELPEGLFGIPWRRAPRSTVPAVPVFETPLWVDVRGRAHPHLVERWSVGPDRRSVSLVLRRNIRFHDGTLLNARALQWNLQKQIEIRRAPDIVKAVEVRGPFEVVIHLERWANGLLLWVGGLGATDVVSPDYVLRVGEDQADERPVGTGPFRVTRYDPKAFAEYVRFDGYWDRGKPYLDRLELRFFAEMQTMKAALLAGQLDVAGFNDPAVIAELRRNRELREISGLHTLNWALWPDSENADSPLRDRRVREAVSLAVDRNALAAGVGHGVFRPWGQIAHPGHMAALEGNPLVRFDPERARRLLAEAGYGNGFRTRIISEAVSRDIAVAVQGFLGGIGIETEIEIVDRARMADYQRRGWRGFILHPMPYVPNFNSWLEFFFIRHPLGQVSLRRPERLREMWEVSRATIQEDRNATRQIHRYLLEELMVIPLLTGPQKVYFAWPYVRGTHLLEGATWPRWKPGDAWIAR is encoded by the coding sequence GCGGCGGGGGGGCATCCTGCGCCTCGGGGACGAGCTGCCCGAAGGGCTGTTCGGGATCCCGTGGAGAAGAGCCCCCCGGAGCACCGTGCCCGCGGTGCCTGTTTTCGAGACGCCGCTTTGGGTGGATGTGCGGGGGAGGGCGCATCCGCACCTGGTGGAACGTTGGAGCGTCGGCCCGGATCGGAGATCCGTCTCCCTGGTGCTTCGGAGAAACATCCGGTTTCACGACGGGACGCTGCTGAACGCACGGGCGCTTCAGTGGAATCTGCAGAAGCAGATCGAGATACGGCGGGCACCGGACATCGTGAAGGCCGTTGAGGTCCGTGGTCCCTTCGAGGTGGTCATCCATCTGGAACGGTGGGCCAACGGCCTGTTGCTGTGGGTGGGGGGGTTAGGCGCCACGGACGTGGTCTCCCCGGACTACGTCCTGAGGGTAGGCGAGGATCAGGCGGACGAGAGACCGGTGGGGACCGGTCCTTTTCGGGTCACCCGGTATGACCCCAAGGCCTTTGCGGAATACGTGCGGTTCGACGGGTATTGGGATCGCGGGAAACCGTACCTGGATCGCCTGGAGCTGCGATTCTTCGCGGAGATGCAGACGATGAAGGCCGCCCTGCTGGCCGGCCAGTTGGATGTGGCAGGATTCAACGATCCCGCGGTGATCGCGGAACTCCGGAGGAACCGGGAGCTCCGGGAGATCTCCGGTTTGCACACACTCAACTGGGCGCTCTGGCCGGACAGCGAGAATGCGGACTCGCCGTTGAGGGATCGAAGGGTGCGGGAAGCCGTCTCCCTGGCGGTGGACCGGAATGCCCTCGCGGCGGGGGTGGGCCATGGGGTTTTCCGGCCCTGGGGACAGATCGCGCATCCGGGGCACATGGCGGCGCTGGAGGGAAATCCCCTGGTGCGGTTTGATCCGGAACGGGCCAGGCGACTGCTGGCGGAGGCCGGATACGGGAATGGATTTCGGACAAGGATCATATCGGAAGCGGTTTCCCGGGACATCGCGGTGGCGGTTCAGGGATTCCTGGGGGGGATCGGGATCGAGACAGAGATCGAGATCGTGGACCGGGCGCGGATGGCGGACTACCAGCGGAGGGGGTGGAGGGGGTTCATCCTGCATCCCATGCCCTACGTGCCGAACTTCAACAGCTGGCTGGAGTTCTTCTTCATCCGGCATCCCCTGGGGCAGGTGAGCTTGAGGAGGCCGGAGCGGCTGAGGGAGATGTGGGAGGTTTCGAGAGCCACGATCCAGGAGGATCGGAATGCCACGCGGCAGATCCATCGGTACCTGCTCGAGGAGCTCATGGTGATCCCCCTGCTCACGGGGCCGCAGAAGGTGTATTTTGCCTGGCCGTATGTGCGGGGCACGCACCTCCTGGAAGGGGCCACCTGGCCGAGGTGGAAGCCGGGAGATGCCTGGATCGCCCGGTAG